A stretch of DNA from Natrinema halophilum:
TCGTAGCCGTACTCGAGCGAGTAGTCCCACAGCGTCTCGAAAAACTCGCGGTAGAGGCTCACGGGAACGTCGAGTGCGTCGGCGGCCTCCATGACGAGCCAGACGGTCTCGAGGTCGTGTCCGTAGGAGACGACCCGAAACTCCTCGTCGTCGAGTCTGGGCGACCAGTCGGGCTTGTACTTGTCCGTACAGAACCCCCGTTGCGACCGGTGGACGGTGGTAGTGAGAATCGTGAGCAGTTCGTGCAGCCGGTCGCGTCCGCGATCGGTGCCGAACGCCTCGTAGTAGGTCGTGAACGCCTCCATGAGGTGGAGGTGCGTGTTCATTAGCTTCAGCGTGGGGTCGAGGACGCTCTCCCCCGACTCCTTGGGAGACCAGTCCGGTTCGATGTTCTCGAGGTACGTCTGACCCGTCGTGATCGGTTTCCACTCGGGTGAGAAGTACTCGACGTACCCGCCGTGTTCGTCGTCCTTGGCGTGTTCGTCCAGTAACGCGACGAGTTCGTGAGCGTGGTCGGCAGCCTCCTCGTCCCCGGTAGCCCGATAGTACTCAGAGAGCGCGTAGAGGCCGAATGACTGGCCGTACAGGTGTTTGTTGGGTTTCCGGGTCGTGCCGTCGCGCTCGACCTCCCACACGAAGCCGCCGTCGTCCGCGTCCCACAGCTCCTCGAGCAGGAACGCGAGGCCGTGGTCCGCGAGCTCGCGGTACTCCTCGCCATATCCCTCTCGAGCGAGGCGAGCGGTCAGCCAGACCATGCGCGCCTGTGTGACGATCTGTTTGGCACTATTACCGGCGAACTCGCCGCATTCGTCGTAGCTGGTGAGGAAGCCGCCGTGCTGGTCGTCCACGCTGCGCGGAAACCAGAAATCGAGCACGTTGTCCGTCAGCGTCCGTTCGAGCGACGAGCGATACTCGTCTTTACAAGTCGCTAACTCTGCCATCGTGTGTTAAAATAATACATATACGGTCATAACAATACTGGTCCCGGCGATGGCCTGTGGGCCCGTACGAGAACCCGCTACGCCGACGAATCGTCAGGGTGGACGTCCTCGAGGACGGGGACGTGATTGAACCACTCCGGCACGCGGCTGGCGACGTGAGCGCGCCAGCGGCGAGACGGAAACGCGCCGGCCTCGAGACGGAAACGCGCCGGCCTCGAGACGGAAACGCGCTAGCGGCGAGACGGAAACGCGCCGGCCTCGAGACGGTCACCCCGGTTCGACCCCTCGTGTACGATACCTCTCAGCGAGCGGCTCGGCGAACGCTCCCCCAGTAGGCGACGCTGACGATCGACCCGACGGCGAGGATGAGGACGAGGTTGAACGCGGCGAGCGTGTACGACCGGGTCCCGCGCTCGCCGAACAGCAGGGTGATCGCCGTGAGGACCAGCATGAACACGAGGAACAGCCACAGAACCCCGAGTTGCGTCTGGTAGTCGCGAGCGAGCGACAAGAGCATCTCTTTCCAGGACATGTTCACGATCTGTACCGTCAGCGGATTAAGCTTTTCCACCGCGTCCCGGGCGTACAACGGTCAGCAGTCGCGAGTCCGTGACGACCACCAGGAACGGAAGGCGTGACGACCACCAGGAACGGAAGGCGTGACGACCACGGGAAAACGTCCGATACCGGTAGCCGGGACCGGGAGCCTGTGACGGTCACCTGGTCGGACTGACTGACACGACGCAGGTCAGTCCGTGAGTTCGGGGCTCTCCCAGTACTCGTGAGCGTCGTCTTCGCGGAAGCAGGCGACCGTCTGCTCGCCGTGCTGGTAGTCGGCAGGCGGTTCCCGGCGGCAGACCTCGGTCGCCTTCGGACAGCGGGTGTGGAACCGACAGCCGCTCGGCGGATTCACCGGGTCGGGAATGTCGATCCTCCGCATCGGCGGCTCGCCGGTCTCTCGCAGCGTCAGGTCCGGCGTCGCCCAGCGGAGGACGTTCGTGTAGGGATGCTGGGGATCATCGATCACGTCCTCGGCTGGTCCGATCTCGACGAGTTCGCCGAGGTACATCACGCCGATCTTCCCGCCGCCGTGGACGGAGAAGTATCTCGCGTTCGAGAGATCGTGCGAGACGAAGATGTAGGACGTGTCGAACTCGTCTTGCAGGTCAAGCATGAGATCCATCATCTCGACCCGCAGAGAAACGTCCAGGGCGCTGATCGCCTCGTCGGCGAGGATGACGTCTGGGTTCATCAACAGCGCGCGACAGAGCGCGACGCGTTGCTTTTCGCCGCCAGACAGCTGATGGGGATACCGCTCCGCGAAGTCCGCCGGCGGGTTCATGCCGACGCGCTCGAGCAGCGAGTAGATCCGGCCGCGCTTCTCCGACCGGCTGAGTTCCGGGTTGACCTGCCGGAGCGGTTCCGAGAGGATCGAGACGAGCCGCCGGTTGGGGTTGAGCGATGCACCGGGATCCTGGTGGATGATCTGGAGCGACGTGCGAACGTCTGCCCACTCCGTGTCGGTGTTGGCGTCGCCGTCACGAATCGCCCAGATATCCTCACCACGATACGCGACCGTCCCGCCAGTGGGGCGCTGGAGACCGATCGCCGTCTTGCCGAGCGTCGTCTTGCCACAGCCGCTTTCGCCGACGAGCGAGACGATGTCGTTTTCTTCGATGTCGAGCGATACGCCATCGACTGCATGAACCGTCTCGGCTGCATCGAAATCCAAGAAATTCTCCTCGGTGAAGTGAACCTCGACGCCCTCGAGCGAGACGAGCGGGTCGGAACTCATCGGCCCTCACCACCGACGACGTTGTCTAACGACTCCTCGTAGACGAGCGGCACCTCGTCGGCCGACTCCTGCCAGTGATAACAGGCCGAGCCGTGGCCCGCTCCGACCTCGTGGTAGTCAGGTACCTCGGTTCGACACTCCTCGGTCGCCAGCGGACACCGCGGGTGGTAGGTGCAGCCGGACGGCATGGTGACCGGAGCGGGGCTCTGCCCCTCGATCGGTCGCATCTCCGACAGCGGCGCGTCGAGATTCGGCGTCGAATTGAGCAGCGCGCGCGTATACGGGTGACCCGGGTTCTCGACGATGTCACGGGTCTCACCGATCTCCACGAGTCGAAACGCGTACATGATGGCCATTCGGTCGGCCAGGCCGGCGACGAGCGGCAGGTCGTGTGTGATGAACACCATCGTGAGGGTGTACTTCTCCTGCAGGTCGGCCAGCAACAACTGGATCGACCGCTGCATCAGCAGGTCGAGCGCCGCCGTCGGCTCGTCCATCACCAGCACATCCGGCTCGAGGACGAGGCTGAGCGCGATCAGGGCGCGCTGTTGCATCCCACCGCTCAACTCGTGGGGATAGGAGCCGAGGACGCGCTCCGGCTCGAGATGGAGATCCCGCAGCAGCTCCGCGGCCCGCTCGAGTCCCGCGTCCAGGTCGGCGTCGTGGGCCCGCAGCGTCTCCTCGAAGTGCGTCCGGAGATCCATCGTCGGATTGAACGAGTTCATCGCACCCTGGAACACCATCGAGATGTCCGCCCAGCGAAGCGACCGGAGCTCGTCGTTCCCCAGCCCCAGAACGTCGACCGGATCGTCGTCCTCGGGGTAGTACGTGATCTCACCCGTTAGACGACCTGGGGACGGGACGGCATCGAGCAACGACGAAGCGAGCATCGACTTCCCGGAACCGCTCTCGCCGACGATACCGAGAATCTCGCCGCGCTCGAGGTCGAGCGAGACGTGATCGAGGACGTAGGAGTCGCCCTCGTCGTAGGTTACGGCCGCGTCGCGTATCTCGACGATCGGATCGTCGACACTGTACACCTGGTCATCCGGACGTTGATCGATTACCATCAGGTCATCACCTCAGTGGGCGCAGCAGTGTCGTCGTCCGTCGTCGATTCGGATTCGCCGGCGAGACGAGTCCGAACACGCGGGTTGAACACTCGGTCCATCCCCTGCGCGAGCAGGATGAGACCGAGCGCGAGAAACATGATCGCGAGCATGGGGACGACGAGCTGATACATCGTGTCGCCGCCGCTGAGTGCTCCCTCTTGGCTGTAGGCGTTGTTCAATTGAATCCCCCAGTTATCGACCGATGTCGGGAGGATGCCCAGATAGTAGAGGCCGACTGACGCGAAGACGACGTATCGTGCGGCGTTTGCGAAATTCACGAGCACGTACGGCATGATGTTCGGGATGACGTCTTTCAGCAGTATCCTGGGCGTGCTCACTCCCATCGTTCGCGATGCTTCTACGTAGGCGTGTTCGCGAATGGTCAGCACCTGCGAGCGGATGGATCGAGCGAGCCCCGCCCAGTAGTTGATCGTGATGAGGATACCGATCACGACGGCTCGCTCCGGCGAAATGACGACCGCAAGTACCATGATGAGCGGAAGCCCCGGAATAGACATTGTGACGTCTGAGAACGTCGTTAGAACGCGATCCGTCGTTCCACCCTTGTATCCCGCAACCGTCCCGATCAGGACGGCGAGACCGGTTGCGAAGATGCCACCGGACAGGATCATCACGAGCATCTCGGGCGTTGCGTGGATCGCCATGGCAAGGACGTCCTCACCGGAGCGGGTCGTCCCAAGCGGTGCCTCCACGGTTACAAACGGTCGAAGTCCCCGTGCCGACTGATTCGTACTCGGCGCTCGGTAGAGCCACGCGCCGACAGTGCCAATGAAGACGTACACGGCCAGGATGACCGAACCGATACGCGTTCGGCGATCCTCCCATGCGACCAGTCCCGGTTTGTAGATAAACTCCCGATAGAAGTCGCGAAGGCGGTCCGCCGTCGTCACGTCGACGTCGGACTGGGCTGTGCCGAACGAGAACTCCTGCTCCGAGCCGCTGTCTGCGTCAGTATGCTTCACTGGAATCACCCGATTTGACCCGCGGATCGACCAGCCCGTACGTCAGGTCGGCGATGTACACCGACAGGACGAGCGCGGTCGTGATGACGAGGAAGATACCCATCATGAGCGGATAGTCACGGTTGATGAGGGCTTCGAACATATAGTAGCCGATCCCGGTGTACGTGAAAACCTCCTCCAGGATTACCGATCCACCGAGGTTGAACCCGATGAGCGTCAAGAAGCCGGTGTACATCGGCAGAATCGCGTTTTGGCCGACGTACCTGACGGCGATCCGGCGGTCGGATAGTCCGCGCAGTCGAGCGACCCTGACGTAGTCCTCGCCGAGAACCTGAATGCTATTGCCCCGCATCGCGAGGGTCTGGAGGCCGGCCTGCGTGATCACGATCGATGCGATCGGCAGGGCCGCGTGGTACAGGGCGTCCGAGACGAACGCAAGCGATAGTCCGGGGGAGACACCCGGGCTCGTCCGGTACCGCGCCGGAAAGACGCCCAGCTTGTACGAGAACACGACCACGAACAGCATCCCGAGCACGTAGAAGGGGATCGAC
This window harbors:
- a CDS encoding AGE family epimerase/isomerase encodes the protein MAELATCKDEYRSSLERTLTDNVLDFWFPRSVDDQHGGFLTSYDECGEFAGNSAKQIVTQARMVWLTARLAREGYGEEYRELADHGLAFLLEELWDADDGGFVWEVERDGTTRKPNKHLYGQSFGLYALSEYYRATGDEEAADHAHELVALLDEHAKDDEHGGYVEYFSPEWKPITTGQTYLENIEPDWSPKESGESVLDPTLKLMNTHLHLMEAFTTYYEAFGTDRGRDRLHELLTILTTTVHRSQRGFCTDKYKPDWSPRLDDEEFRVVSYGHDLETVWLVMEAADALDVPVSLYREFFETLWDYSLEYGYDDENGGFYFYGGFDEPASFRVKAWWVQAECMTSALRTYECTGDDRYLDVFAETWDFLDTHQIDREHGEWHSGVDDDLEPVGRKGAVYKAAYHNGRALLECIEALKRL
- a CDS encoding oligopeptide/dipeptide ABC transporter ATP-binding protein, with amino-acid sequence MSSDPLVSLEGVEVHFTEENFLDFDAAETVHAVDGVSLDIEENDIVSLVGESGCGKTTLGKTAIGLQRPTGGTVAYRGEDIWAIRDGDANTDTEWADVRTSLQIIHQDPGASLNPNRRLVSILSEPLRQVNPELSRSEKRGRIYSLLERVGMNPPADFAERYPHQLSGGEKQRVALCRALLMNPDVILADEAISALDVSLRVEMMDLMLDLQDEFDTSYIFVSHDLSNARYFSVHGGGKIGVMYLGELVEIGPAEDVIDDPQHPYTNVLRWATPDLTLRETGEPPMRRIDIPDPVNPPSGCRFHTRCPKATEVCRREPPADYQHGEQTVACFREDDAHEYWESPELTD
- a CDS encoding ABC transporter ATP-binding protein; translated protein: MVIDQRPDDQVYSVDDPIVEIRDAAVTYDEGDSYVLDHVSLDLERGEILGIVGESGSGKSMLASSLLDAVPSPGRLTGEITYYPEDDDPVDVLGLGNDELRSLRWADISMVFQGAMNSFNPTMDLRTHFEETLRAHDADLDAGLERAAELLRDLHLEPERVLGSYPHELSGGMQQRALIALSLVLEPDVLVMDEPTAALDLLMQRSIQLLLADLQEKYTLTMVFITHDLPLVAGLADRMAIMYAFRLVEIGETRDIVENPGHPYTRALLNSTPNLDAPLSEMRPIEGQSPAPVTMPSGCTYHPRCPLATEECRTEVPDYHEVGAGHGSACYHWQESADEVPLVYEESLDNVVGGEGR
- a CDS encoding ABC transporter permease; amino-acid sequence: MKHTDADSGSEQEFSFGTAQSDVDVTTADRLRDFYREFIYKPGLVAWEDRRTRIGSVILAVYVFIGTVGAWLYRAPSTNQSARGLRPFVTVEAPLGTTRSGEDVLAMAIHATPEMLVMILSGGIFATGLAVLIGTVAGYKGGTTDRVLTTFSDVTMSIPGLPLIMVLAVVISPERAVVIGILITINYWAGLARSIRSQVLTIREHAYVEASRTMGVSTPRILLKDVIPNIMPYVLVNFANAARYVVFASVGLYYLGILPTSVDNWGIQLNNAYSQEGALSGGDTMYQLVVPMLAIMFLALGLILLAQGMDRVFNPRVRTRLAGESESTTDDDTAAPTEVMT
- a CDS encoding ABC transporter permease codes for the protein MNSYYIKRTGRAVFTLWVTATITFGLIRAIPGGPLEMLRARLVRQGVDPARIDAIIQSRQQESQPIYVEYYEYVSSLLSGNLGQSFFYRQPVSDIITDALPWTVFVMVTATIILFVIAVVWGALMAYNEGSRFDTVSSSLSILLSSIPFYVLGMLFVVVFSYKLGVFPARYRTSPGVSPGLSLAFVSDALYHAALPIASIVITQAGLQTLAMRGNSIQVLGEDYVRVARLRGLSDRRIAVRYVGQNAILPMYTGFLTLIGFNLGGSVILEEVFTYTGIGYYMFEALINRDYPLMMGIFLVITTALVLSVYIADLTYGLVDPRVKSGDSSEAY